Proteins found in one Miscanthus floridulus cultivar M001 chromosome 4, ASM1932011v1, whole genome shotgun sequence genomic segment:
- the LOC136547943 gene encoding uncharacterized protein: protein MASSLPEELVQEILVRVPADEPVHLVRASLVCKAWRRVLSDRDCFVRRSRGFHGELPLLGYIQNRYSDASSMQFVPATTSVASIVRMPTVENSSWPVALDCRHGRVLIKVLNLRDASKRRLVIWDPITGSQQHLRLPSDRYPSYSSYNYTGSVLCAKDGCDHLDCHDGPFRVVFVETNLPSPIFASATSYSSLTGAWSAPAPTPNHITHNSNHYCFRAGRKPSHLIGDVIYFPFHYTTSILKYDLCTHWLSEINMPRGMSRAVLMTTEDGGLGLATLSDDNCIHMWSRQDVTNDIDGWVKHKVMKLGTLLPSRVPYKSYQVVGFAEGTNTIFVNISTEIFTVDLKSKKVRKVSEREGDRFDLILPYTSFYTPKV, encoded by the exons ATGGCGTCTTCATTGCCGGAGGAGCTCGTCCAAGAGATCCTCGTGCGCGTCCCCGCGGACGAGCCAGTGCACCTGGTCCGCGCCAGCCTCGTCTGCAAGGCCTGGCGCCGCGTCCTCTCCGACCGGGACTGCTTCGTTCGCCGCTCCCGCGGATTCCATGGAGAACTGCCGCTGCTCGGCTACATCCAGAACCGCTACTCCGACGCCTCATCCATGCAATTCGTCCCCGCGACGACCTCCGTGGCCTCCATCGTTCGCATGCCGACGGTCGAAAACAGCAGCTGGCCGGTCGCCCTTGACTGCCGCCACGGCCGCGTGCTgatcaaggttttaaatctccg GGACGCGTCAAAGAGAAGACTTGTCATCTGGGACCCCATCACCGGCAGCCAACAGCACCTGAGATTGCCCTCTGATAGATACCCGTCCTACTCGTCCTACAACTACACAGGGTCGGTGCTGTGTGCCAAAGACGGCTGCGACCACCTCGACTGCCACGATGGTCCGTTCCGTGTGGTCTTTGTAGAGACCAACCTTCCCAGCCCTATATTCGCATCTGCGACCAGTTACTCATCGCTGACCGGTGCGTGGAGCGCTCCCGCTCCCACCCCCAATCATATCACTCACAACTCCAACCACTACTGCTTCAGAGCCGGCCGCAAACCCAGTCATCTTATTGGAGATGTCATATACTTCCCCTTTCATTATACCACAAGCATCCTCAAGTATGACCTGTGTACACATTGGCTATCTGAGATCAACATGCCACGAGGTATGTCTAGGGCAGTTCTCATGACGACAGAGGATGGAGGGCTGGGACTTGCCACCCTGTCTGACGACAATTGCATCCATATGTGGTCACGACAAGATGTTACAAATGACATTGATGGGTGGGTGAAACACAAGGTTATGAagcttgggacgttgctcccaagtCGTGTACCATACAAGTCATATCAAGTGGTTGGCTTCGCCGAGGGCACAAATACTATTTTCGTTAACATATCTACTGAAATCTTCACAGTTGACCTTAAGTCAAAGAAAGTGAGAAAGGTTAGCGAAAGAGAGGGCGACCGATTCGACCTCATCTTGCCTTACACGAGCTTCTACACTCCCAAGGTATAG
- the LOC136547944 gene encoding uncharacterized protein, with protein sequence MDDRKWMYTGRPSQRALTDEWIEKTEAFIDRAVALVPRALAIWCPCSRCANRRRQPKDVMSTHLCKNGFMADYTRWIYHGEADRMREEVVRARVEDFDADAGVGDWLNDFHEAHVGEESGEEEPEATAKAYYDMLSSAQKPLHGHTKVSQLDAIGWVMALKAQFSMSRDCYDATLAVIGSSLPEAHIMPKSMYESQKLLPNLRRGVNLSTLRVKGMKCHDFHIWIERLLPAMVRGYVPEHVWLVLAELSYFFRQLCAKELSQKVVEDLERMAPVLLCKLEKIFPPGFFVLMQAFDLAPPVIDKRWWADFYRCDEGYEERAERHAHKACYKLMKDMHYEARILAVQQYKAVFEEVKIDKDLVRTLMLTKEQYMLVNTVSS encoded by the exons atggatgaccgtaagtggatgtacacgggccgcccaaGTCAGCGTGCTTTGActgatgaatggattgagaagacggAGGCTTTCATAGATAGAGCAGTTGCCCTAGTTCCAAGAGCGTTAGCCATTTGGTGTCCGTGTAGTAGATGTGCAAACAGGCGTCGGCAACCAAAGGATGTCATGTCTactcatctttgcaagaatggattcatGGCAGATTATACTCGGTGGATCTACCACGGTGAAGCCGATCGGATGAGAGAGGAGGTCGTGAGAGCACGCGTCGAagattttgatgctgatgccggggtaggtgACTGGCTAAatgactttcacgaagcacacGTAGGTGAAGAAAgtggggaggaggagccagaggcaaccgcaaaggcgtattatgacatgttgtcttcggcacagaaaccccttcacggccacaCAAAGGTTTCTCAATTGGATGCCATTGGATGGGTAATGGCCTTAAAGGCTCAGTTTAGCATGAGTCGAGATTGTTACGATGCTACGTTGGCAGTTATTGGCAGCTCGCTTCCAGAAGCTCACattatgccaaagagcatgtacgagtcgcagaaactccttc cgaatctgaggaggggagtgaacttatctactctgCGAGTCAAAGGGATGAAGtgccatgacttccacatatggattgagcggcttcttccggcgatggttcgtggctatgtccctgagcatgtctggctagtgctggcagagttgagctatttcttccgccagctttgtgccaaggagttgtcTCAAAAAGTGGTTGaggacttggaaagaatggcgccggtgcttctctgtaagttggagaagatatttccacctggcttctttgTTCTGATGCAAGCATTTGatcttgcacctccc gtgattgacaaaagatggtgggcg GATTTCTATAGATGTGATGAGGGATATGAGGAGAGGGCAGAGAGGCACGCTCACAAAGCCTGCTACAAGCTcatgaaggacatgcactacgaggcgcgtaTCCTGGCTGTACAACAATACAAAGCTGTCTTCGAGGAAGTGAAGATCGACAAAGACCTCGTAAGAACCTTGATGCTGACCAAAGAGCAATACATGCTGGTAAATACTGTTTCTTCCTGA